The Betta splendens chromosome 24, fBetSpl5.4, whole genome shotgun sequence DNA window AGGTCCAGGTCCTTCTTATTGGCCGCCAGCACCTGCTCGGCCAGACGCGTGAAGGTCTTGAAACACAGATGAGATCAGTTCAAGTCATTTCCTGCTTCGACCGTGTTACTAGTCAGTACGTGCTCATGAGATCTCATTAGATCCCTGTGAGCGGTGGCCCCTCAGACAACCTCACCTCTGTTATGTTATGGTTGGTGAAGGCACTTGTCTCAAAGAAGTCCATCCCATAAGCCTGGGCCAGCTGGTGGATGACAGGCAGGCGTCAGCGCCAATGACTGATGAAGTAAATGCATCCTCATGCGGACGGACACCAACCTTTACACCCTGCTCTGTGGCCACCTGCCGCTTCTCCACGTCGTCCGACTTGTTCCCCACGAGGATCTTCTGCACCTTGTCAGGAGCGTACTGCCGAAGCCGAAGACAGGAGCAaaggaacagagggagagaatcTAAATGTCAAcggagaaaacacagcagcggcagcagcactcAGGAAATGAGAGGGAGATTAAAAGTAAGTGGGAAGCGTGCCAAAATCAATAGTGTGTATATTTGGATGGACCCATTGAGGAAATGAGGTCTGCGATGACTAAATTAATAGAATAAAATCATCCGGGACATGGCGGGGGAAGCGGCGCAGATGAGTCGGCTTCATGAAGACACAGTAGCTGCTAAAGCAAAGCGACCGCTGCAAAACAGCCCAGTGCGCGTTCATAAAAGCCTAATGAAGACGGAACGCAGCTGTCGGGTCACCAGAGGGCTGTGATCCGTGGAACCGGGGCCTCACCTCGTCCACGTCGCTGGCCCACTTCATGATGTGCTGGAAGGATCGCTCACTCGTGATATCGTACACCAGGAAGATCCCCTGGAGGGAAAAACGCAGGGAGATCAGTGCCAGACaccagctggggggggggggggggggggtctcataAAGGACCAAACACCAGTCCCCCCCTCAGCCCGAAGCAGTGTATTCatacatgctgtgtgtgtgcgtgcgtgcgtgcgtgcgtgtgtgtcggtTCTGTTACCTGCGCCCGCCTGTAGTACTGCTTGGTGATGGTCTGGTACCGCTCCTGTCCTGCAGTGTCCCTGCACACACCCGTCACCAGTGGAGTTATTACAGAGTTCATGCAGAATCCCCCTGAAGCCCACTGTTCCAGAACCAACATTCCCCAGATGCGTCCTATGTTTCTATATCTTACCATATCTGTATTCGTACTTTGATCCCATCTATTACCACGGTCTTCATTTTGAAGTCGACTCCTGCGAGACGAGGAAAGTCTGGTTAGGAATCACAGTATGACTTTCCCAGATCGGCTCTCGGCTTATTTGGGTTTTCTCCAAACTTGTTCTACCGCCGTCAGGGCCGTTCGGGCCCCGTGAATCGTCCAGTTAGGAGACGGGGCTAATGATCCGGTGGGTCCTCATTTAGGCCTCCGCATCCATCACGTCGGGGGCGAAAGGATGGAGGCGGAGGCTGCTTCAAAATACCAACGAAGAAGAGCGGacagaggaggcggaggtgtgggagggggtgagggagggagggagggttcAGCAATAAGGCGCTCACGCTTCAGCGACCTCTGAAGTGTGTCTGACAGCCCCGCGTCATATTGTTTATAGAAAACCAGACAGGCCAGTTTTTTATTTCAGACGCGAGCTGGGTTCATTGTTGAAGGTCAGAACACGGATATTATTCAAGAGAAGATGCTGAGAGAGATGCTTCATATTTTCTATTGAGGCTTCGAATACTTAGAATTGCTTTTTCCCCA harbors:
- the rab15 gene encoding ras-related protein Rab-15 translates to MAKQYDVLFRLLLLGDSGVGKTCLLCRFTDNEFHPSHISTIGVDFKMKTVVIDGIKVRIQIWDTAGQERYQTITKQYYRRAQGIFLVYDITSERSFQHIMKWASDVDEYAPDKVQKILVGNKSDDVEKRQVATEQGVKLAQAYGMDFFETSAFTNHNITETFTRLAEQVLAANKKDLDLLRMCVTDEFDLSALEAEEGLCDGGEGDQHKGCWC